The nucleotide sequence GGGCTCAACCTTGGGAACAAGTCAAGTCCCCAACAGTAAGCGGAGTGGTCCCTGCGTTTGCCTCTCAGCCAGAGCCAGTGGGCATCAGCCCATTTCGCAGATGAGGAGATGGCCACTCACATGCCCCAGGGCACGCTCAGACTCCcacagcttttgtttgtttgttttgtttttgttttttttaagacagggtcttaccctgttgccctggctgaagtgtagtggtgcaatcatggcttactgcagcctcaacccctgggctcaagcattcctcctgagtagctgggactacaggtgcatatgccaccacacttccacacttggctaactgtttgtattttggttttgttttttgagacagagtctcgcggtgtcaccccggctggagtgcaatggggcggtcttggctcactgcaaccttcgcctgctgggttgaagtgattctcctgcctcagcctcccaagtagctgggattacaggcatgtgccaccaagcctggctaatttttttctttttgaaacggagtctcactgtatcgtccagactggagtgcagtgccgtgatctcagctcactgcaaactccacctcccgggttcacgccattctcctcctgcctcagcctccccagtagctgggactacaggcgcccgccagcacacctggctaatttttttgtatttttaatagagatggggtttcactgtgttagccaggatggtctcgatctcctgacctcatgatccgcctgcctcggcctcccaaagtgctgggattactggggattactggcatgagcctaattttgtgtttttagtagagatggggtttcaccatgttggtcaggctggtctcgaactcctgacctcaggtgatccacctgcctcggcctcccaaagtgttgggattataggtgtgaaccaccacgccttgCCTAAATGTTTTAACaatgctttaaaaacattttcctttttttttttttttttttttgtagagatgggtcttgctatgttgacccatcctgggctcaagctgtcctcccacctcggccccttaaggtgctgagattacaagtgggagccaccatgcccggccccaacaGTCTTAAATCCTGGTCCTTTACTGTCCCCAGCCGAGCATGGAGGAATCCCTCTGCCTctagcccctctctgggcctgtcaCCACTGAGGTGAGGGTTTTGGGCATGGCAGCCTTAGCAGATCCCTGCAGCCTAAGCATGCTGTCAGGGCCACCCTCTGCTGGGTGCTGACCTCCTGAGGGTGGGTCTGGCCCCTACAGACCTGCAGAGGATGAGAGCTGTACCCTGGGGTGACCTTGTTTTGGGCCTGAGTGTGTTCTCAGCAGCCTAGGGAAGTAGCTCTGCTTCTGACGGCCTCCTGGGCGAATCTGTTCTAGGGCTGGAGGAAAAGCCAGACGGGGCCCTGGCTGCCCAGCCTCCACCTTCCCAGGCCCTGCTGACAGCAGGCTCGTTGCAGATGAGGACGATGTGCACAGATGCGGCCGCTGCCAGGCGGAGTTCACCGCCTTGGAGGATTTTGTTCAGCACAAGATTCAGAAGGCCTGCCAGCGGGCCCCTCAGGAGGCCCTGCCTGCCACTCCTGCCACCACAGCGTTGCTGGGCCAGGAGGTGAGCCGCCACCtaccctcccgtcccctcccgggttcacctgACAGGCGGGGGAGGTGGCCGCACTCCAGGATGGACCTGTGCAGCCGGTTCCGGGGCCCACGGGGGCGGGCAGAGGGCAGGCATCTGGCTGCGGCGTGGGAGGGTCTGGGTGTGTGAGCCTGTGGTGCTCCGGGGTGTCCTGGAGGCCTGCGGCGGAACAGCCTTCTCGGCAGCCTCTGGCTGCAGCCCGTGCTGTTGGGGGCTGGGATCTCTTCTTTCTTGGAGCCCGAGGGTCTCCTTTGGCTCTGGGTGCCATGGCAGCTTCTGTCTCTTTGGCTTATCTTCTGTCCTGTGCACACAGTCCCTAGGGACTTCACAAGTGCAGTGTGGCCCTGGGGGTCCCACCATCTCATCATCAAACGGCCACCTTTGCTGAGCCCCATGCCCGGCTTGGGCTGAGCGCACGGGCCTGTGAAGCCCGCACACGCCGCGGTGGGCGCTTGTCTGCATTGCACAGTCAGGAGAGCAGGCTCAGAGAGTGGTCGGTGGTCTCCGACCACCAGCGGGGCATGGCCCAGACGACGCTGGACCCTGTTCACCCCACTCGAGCCTGTGCTCTTTACCTGCCCCTCCCAGAGGTGCCCCCTCCTCCAAGAAGGCCTCTGGTTCACACCCCCAGGGCCCTCTGCTCAGACCGCTCTGCCGGAACTGATGGGCTGGGACTGCACTGTTGTTCCTGCAGGCTGGCTCAGCTTCCTGCCAGAGTTGCTGGTCCCTCCCTGCAGGTGCCCTGTGCTCCAGGTCCAGCCCATGTGGCCAGAGGCGTGAGAGTGACGGCGCTGACCCTGGCCATGGGTGAAGGGGCTGGTCTGGGACCTGTGGTCCTGTTGGGGAAGAGGAGAGCCCCCACCCCAGCCGTCCCAAGGACATGGACCCAGGCCTGAGCATCACAGGCCACACCTTCACAGCTTTACACTGGCAGAGCCCAGGCCTCTTCTCTGAGAACTAACTCTAGAGCATACAGACGAGTCCCCTCTGTTTTCTGCCCCCTTTGGCAGGTGGTGCCGGCAGCCCCAGGCCCAGAGGAGCCCATCACTGTGGCCCACATTGTAGTGGAGGCAGCCTCCCTGGCAGCAGACATCAGCCACGCACCTGACCTTGTTGGTAAGCCGACTGCCATGGATCACTGGCCTGACAGACCTTCGTGGTCGGGGCCAGAGGATGGGGCCTCTGCTGCCAGTATGCTCATCTCTCCTGAGACCAGGGCCTGGCTGGGAGGGGCCACGGCCTCGTGGGAGCTTTCCGAGGGCACAGCCTGCAGGAGGAGGGAGCGTTGGGCACTGGGCCTTCCTCAGGTGTCCATAGTGGCCGGGGGCACACCCAGGCACCAGGGACTCTTCGGGCTGTGCTCTCTCCCCCCAGCTTTCCCGGGTGGTCTCTGCCCTGTCCCTCCCAGAATTTTCCCCACTTCCTGCCACCCCCTGGTTCTTGCTCCCTGCCCGTAGACAGCAGCATCCACCAGGCACCCACCAGGATGGCCCGCTCGCCCGGCAGCAGCTCTGGAGGGCGGGTGCAGGGTGGACGGGCTCTGCCGCGTCTCCAGCTGAGCTCGGACTTGCTGCTGTGATGGCCTGCCCTCCCCAGTGCTCACTCTGGTGTGGGGGTGGTGACTGCTGCTCTGGTCCTCATGGGGCTTTTATGAGCGTGCAATGCCAGCCCTCTTTGATGGCTACTTTTTAAGTGAAGGCGTCTCCCTGATGTGCTGTGGGAGGGGCTGTTGTGAGGTCTGGATGGGCAAGCTCTCACTCATCGGGGACAGATGTGTGTGCAGGGGGGACATTCAGAGGCAGCCAGGGCCTGGGCAGGTTGAGGGAGCCAGGGActgctggggttgggggtgcGGCAGGGGCGACTGGCTGGGTGTGCAGACGTGAGGGAAGGAGCTGTCTGGGCCTAATGCTGTGGGAGGTTGGGGTGGAGCATGGCTGCTGCCTGGGGAGCCTGCTGGACCGGGGCCGACGCAGGCAGGGAGTGGGCAGCTGGACAGGAAGTAGGTTTGGGCACCAGGCGGAACCTGGCCTTTGGCAGCCCTTGGTACCTGCTGCGGCAGGAAGAGGGGGTGGGGGAGCCGTGGCAGAGGCCAGCCCCAGGCCTGGGAAGGGCACTAGTGAGCAGGCCGCTCTCCAGGAGGCAGCCGGGGCACGTGTCTCACCTCTGTGCTGCCTTTCCCTGGCATTCCTGCGACCAAGACACTCATCAGTGCCACTCAGAGCTCGGAATGTTCATGTGGGAGGTGGGGCGGGCTCTGGCCTTGACCTGGCGTTTGGATGGTGGCGTCATCTGGGAGCATGAACTCCCTAGGTTCTGGCGGGGTCTCTGGGCTGAGTCTCTGGCCACCCAGGCCCCTTTCCACCCACCTAACCTCTAGCAGCCCCCAGCCTTGGGCTCAGCACCCCTCCCTGTGCTTCAGGGACCCCTCTCGGCACCCCTGCCCCTCTGGCACCCCTGGGATTTTCCCCTTTGCGGGCATCCTGGGCACCCTGAGTGTGCCCTTGGCCAGTCAGCAGGCCTGGTGGGCTGAGTCCAGGGCTGCTAGCTCTCCTGTTGGCCTCCAGTGGAGATGGCACAGGGTCCTGCCTGCTGGTGGCCAAGGGCCGGGGCAGTGCCGGGTCCGGTCTTTGCGGGTGCAGGAGTGCGGTCCGCTGTATGCGCAGTTGGAGCCCACCTCCAGGCCCTCCTGCCTCTTCCGCGGAAAACGTTTGTGTCTCCTCTGTGGCCTGGCAGCAGCCATGTTCCCCCAGGTCCTCCCCACGAGGGGCCTCTGTCCTTTGGAAGATCACTCGTGGGGCGTCGAGCGTCTAAGCCAGGGCTCGGGCAGGAGAGGCTCTTAATTGTTTCTGAGTCACGGCGCTTTTGTTGTGTTTCAAGAGAACAGCTTGTCAAAACAAGACGCCAGCCGGTCTGAGGTGGTTTCTAAGAAGGAGCTTCACAGCTGTTTCCCACTTGTCATCTTTATGAGCAGAAAACGTGAAGTGTGTTTACAACCTGGCTTTGCACATTGTCAGATTTTCCCAGCACCCTCCAGAAGTGCAAAAGCCCGGCTTCCTCGCCCCAGGCTGTCCCGGGTGTCTGGAGAGCATTCACTCCCAGGCCAGGCCTGCCTGTCCCACTACAGCGGCCTGGCCCATCTCCCCTAATGGAGGAGTGGCCCCGGACGCATATCCTCCCTATGTTGGTGGGAGCAGTGGCAGGAGCCGTGGCAGCGAACAGAACAGGCGGCTGTCTCTTCACCCAGGGACCTTGTCACCAGGATTCGCATGTCCTGCTGGCTTTGGGGATGGGCCGTGTTCCATGGCGGGTCTCCCTGTGGACACATTTGGGGGCCCTGGAGCATCTCTGGGCAGCCTGACAGAGTCCGCAGATGTCTCTCCACCGCTCACTCTGACCTGGAGAGTTGATTGGGGCCTTGGCTGCTGCTCGGGCCTGTGTGTTGAGGGCTTGGTGCAGGTTGGGTCCAGGATGTGGCTTGGAGCAGCAGTTCCCCTCCCCTGGAGCCGGCGGTCTCTGGGTAGGGGCAGGTCTTGGGGCTTAGGCCGAGATGCCTCTCCTAGGTGGTGGGCACATCAAAGAGGTCATCGTGGGTGCTGAGGCGGAGCCGGGGGACAGTGAGATGGCCGAGGCCCCGGGCAGCCCCCACCAGCAGGGACTGGGGCTCGCAGGGGAGGGCGAGCCGGCCCAGGTGAAGCTACTGGTGAACAAGGATGGCCGCTATGTGTGTGCACTGTGCCACAAGACCTTCAAGACGGTGAGCCGGTGTGTGGGGAGCCAGTGTGTGGGCGGCAGGGTCCCTCCTGTTCCCCTAGGAGGGCCCTGAGCTGCCACGCCCTCCCCCACAGGGCAGCATCCTCAAGGCCCACATGGTCACTCACAGCAGCCGCAAGGACCACGAGTGCAAGCTCTGTGGGGCCTCCTTCCGCACCAAGGGCTCACTCATCCGGCACCACCGGCGGCATACGGGTGAGCTCGCTGCGCCTTGGGCTGGAGCCCTGTAGCACCCCGATGGCTGGCCCTGGGGTGCCCCAGCCTCGCATTCCCCAGCTTTGGGGGATGAGGCAGGGTCCCCTGCCTGTCTTCACCTTGTCACCTTGTTGCCAGCCTGCTGGGGCTGCCTGGGGCTGACTAGGTTCTCTCTGCAGACGAGCGCCCCTACAAGTGCTCCAAGTGTGGGAAGAGCTTCCGGGAGTCGGGCGCACTGACCCGGCACCTCAAGTCTCTCACCCCCTGCACGGAGAAAATCCGCTTCAGTGTGAGCAAGGATGTGGTTGTCAGCAAAGAGGATGCACCTGCAGGTCAGCATGATGCGGGCAGCTGCCTGGTCCCGGGGACTGGCTGTGGACCCAGCCACCACTGGGGTGTGTGAGGGAGCTTCACTCCCTCACTCTACTTTGAAGGGTCTGGAGCTGGAGCTGCCACCTTGGGGACAGTCACATCATCGGTGACAGGCGAGCCCATAGAGACTTCACCTGTGATTCACCTGGTGACAGATGCCAAGGGCACCGTCATCCACGAAGTCCACGTCCAGATGCAGGAGCTGCCCCTGGGCATGAAAACCCTGGCCCCGGAGGTGTGGGCGACGGGGGGCCCTGGAGGGCCGCTCTGTCTTCTGCCTGCTCGGTGCCAGTCTTTGTTCTGAGCACTGGCTCCGGGGGTCTGGGCCAGGCAGGCGAGGGCTGGAAGACCAGGGCCAGTGGGAGCACCATGGGGGTCTGAGGGTTTGCACAAGGCTCCTGGCATGGGTCTGCCCCATGGGGTGGGTGCTGGATGCCAGGCTGCCTGGCCagcctcctctctctgcctcccctgcAGCCCCCCGTCTCCCAGGAGCTCCCCTGCTCCAATGAGGGCAGCCGAGAGAACCTGCTGCACCAGGCCATGCAGAACTCCGGCATCGTCCTTGAGCGCACCGCTGGGGAGGAGGGCGCCCTGGAGCCAGCCCCTGCTGCTGGGTCcagtccccagcccctggcagagGCAGCCCCACAGCTGCCGGTACTGGAAGTGCAGCCGCTAGAGACAGTAGGTGCCAGCATCACCTGCAGGCTCCTCTCAGGGCTGGATCCCGGGGGCTGTCCCCATGCTGGCCTTTGTGGCCTTTGCACTCCCTGAAGTGGCTTTCTGCAGTGACTTCGTCCATTGATCTGTTTACTGCCTTCCCTGGGGCCACGAGGGAGCCTGCCAGGGTGGGGCCCATGGTTGTGTTCCTGGCACTGCCAGGGCACAGCCTGCCCCAGGTGCTGGAGGCCTTCCTGTGGTTCCCCAGCAGGTGGCCAGCGAGGCCTCAGCGGTGCCCAGGACCCACCCATGTCCTCAGTGCAGTGAGACCTTCCCGACAGCAGCCACCCTGGAGGCCCACAAGAGGGGCCACACCGGTGGGTGATGGGTGGGTGTGTGGCCCACAGCAGTGGATGGGCTATAGGTGACCGGGGTGCCTCTGGGTGTCCAGGGTGGGTCCATAGACAGCAGGGAGCCAGGGGAGCTGTGGGCAGGTGGCAGGTGGCCTGGAGGGCCTGCCGGTGATGGGCCTGGCCTGATGTGTGTGGCTGCAGGGCCGAGGCCGTTCGCCTGTGTGCAGTGTGGCAAGGCCTTCCCCAAGGCCTACCTGCTCAAGAAGCACCAGGAGGTGCACGTGCGTGAGCGCCGCTTCCGCTGTGGCGACTGCGGGAAGCTCTACAAGACCATCGCCCATGTGCGTGGCCACCGGCGCGTCCACTCAGACGAGCGGCCATACCCTTGTCCCGAGTGTGGCAAGCGCTACAAGACTAAGGTAGGCCTCTAGCCCCAGGACCCTGGCACCTGACCCCCCATCCTgctccctggccctggccccggtgcacccccttccctgcctccacCGTGCTCAGTCTTGACCCAGCCCCTCCCTTGGGCCAGAAGTGGGAGGGGAGAGCTGTAGTCTGTTGTGGCCCAGGTCAGGCTGGCACTGACAGGTGTCTCCACAGAACGCACAGCAGGTGCACTTCCGGACACATCTGGAGGAGAAGCCGCATGTGTGCCAGTTCTGCAGCCGTGGCTTCCGAGAGAAGGGCTCGCTGGTGCGGCACGTGCGACACCACACAGGCGAGAAGCCATTCAAGTGCTACAAATGCGGCCGTGGCTTTGCTGAGCACGGCACGCTGAACCGGCACCTGCGCACCAAAGGTCTGGGCCCGTGGAggcgggaggaggaggggagggggctggggctcGCCAAGCCCTGACTGAGTCCCCACCCGCAGGGGGCTGCCTGCTGGAGGTGGAGGAGTTGCTGGTGTCCGAGGAGAGCCCCGCGGCAGCCACCACCGTCCTCGCGGAGGACCCGCACACGGTGTTGGTGGAGTTCTCGTCCGTGGTAGCCGACACCCAGGAGTATATCATTGAGGTGGGTGTGGGGCCCTGAGGCCAGGATGGGACCCAGGGGCAACCAAAGCTGACCTCTATCCTTCTGCCCATCTGCCCAGGCCACTGCGGATGATGCGGAGACCAGTGAGGCCACGGAGATCATCGAGGGCACCCAGACGGAGGTGAGGGGTGGGGCGGGCGGGGGCAGGGAGGCTCCCTGGCGCAGCCGCTTTCGCTGAGCCGTGGCCCCGCAGGTGGACAGCCACATCATGAAGGTGGTGCAGCAGATTGTGCACCAGGCCAGCGCCGGCCACCAGATCATTGTGCAGAATGTCACCATGGATGAGGAGACAGCGCTGGGCCCAGAGGCGGCTGCTGCCGACACCATCACCATCGCAACCCCCGAGAGCCTGACAGAACAGGTGGCCATGACACTGGCCTCAGCCATCAGCGAGGGCACTGTGCTTGCCACCCGGGCAGGGGCGAGTGGCACTGAACAGGCCACTGTGACCATGGTGTCATCAGAGGACATCGAGATCCTGGAGCATGCAGGCGAGCTGGTCATCTCCTCGCCAGAGGGCCAGCTGGAGGTGCAGACGGTCATCGTCTAGCATGAGGTCTGCGGGGTCCTGGCCGGGCAGGGACAGGGCAGAGGACCTGAGCGCCCCGCCCACGCCTGCCTGGCAGAGAAGAAGGCACAGAATGGAGGCGCCCCAAGATGGGCAGTGTACATAAGAGTTTCTTGTTGCTTTCCAATAAAACATGAGAACCTGCAGCTTGTGATGTTGCGGCAGTGGCAGCCTCCATGGATGGTGCCACCACCTTTGCCCAGGTCCCGGCAGCAGCACCTGCCTCCCAGGCCACCCCTAGACTCACGTGCCTGGCCGCCCTGCCCAGGGGCTCCCGCCAGCCCTGGCGGCGCCTTGGTGGCGCGTGGGTGTCATTGGCATGTTGACCAACAgcctcctgccctgcccagctGGAGGTGTGCCCCCAGCTGCACTGCCTGAGGCCTGTGGGTAGGTGGGAGGACCAGGGACGGGGACAGGGATATCTGGGAGCCTTGGCCTCCACCACAGGGTGAGCAGGTGGAGCAGCAGGAGATGCTGGGCAAGGAGTGTGGCTGGGCCTTCCTGTGCTGCCTTCCTTTCCCTGAAGGGATTCTGCTCAGGGAGAGAGTCTAGGCGACCTAGTTTCTAGGGGTGGGGACAAGAACAGCCTCACCGGGATGTGGCTGACCGTCTACCTCCATCCTAGGGGGCTGGCAGGGGCTTCTGGGACGGTTTTGGGACAGGCCTGGGGCACCAGAAGGGGCTCAGGCAGGTCTCCCACCCCTTACCCTGGGGGTCTCCACGGGAATGAAAGCCAAGAATTCATCAGGCACCCAGCTCGGTCGAGGGGGCGGGACCCAGCGCAGCTCGGCCCCTCCCTGGACCAGGACCTCAAATACCGGCCCCTGTCCTGGTGCCAGAGCTGCTGCTGGAGGGAGTCAGTGCAGTCCTGTGTCGGACACGCCCGCAGCCTGGACCCGGGATCCCCATTTCCCTAGAACCCCTGAGCCTCGGGCCTCCGCACCCACATCCAAGGTGAGTCTCTCCGCTGGCTGTGCTGGGGCTGGATGGGTCGGACCCTCTATTCCGGCTGCAGCTTCCCGCGCAGTGAGAAGGCAGCGGTCCCTGAGAGACCAGCAGTGCCCTGGGAGCCTGCAGAGCGCAGGGGCGGATTCTGCGTCGCACTGGCCGTCACGGGGCGGCCGCGGAGGAGAGGGGTGGGTCGGTGGGTCTGACAACAGGTCTGCGTAGGCGGCAGCTTCTGTCCCTCCCAGCCCCTCGCTCCGCGCAATGAGCGGGCCCCGGGCCCTGCTGGCCGCGCTCTGGGCGCTGGAAGCCGCCAGGGCCACGGCGCTTCGCATCGGAGCCTTCAACATCCAGAGCTTCGGCGACAGCAAAGTGTCGGACCCGGCTTGCGGCAGCATCATCGCGAAGGTGGGGCCCcggccggggcggggcggggcggcgtTTGGGGGTGCTGACCGCGCTGACCCCGCACCCGCGACTCCTCCCCAGATCCTGGCGGGTTATGACCTCGCGCTGGTGCAGGAGGTGCGAGACCCAGACCTCAGCGCCGTGTCCACGCTCATGGAGCAGATCAACAGGTGTGGTGGGCAGGGCCCCTCGTCTCGACCCCCGACCGGGATCTCGCCCCGGCATGGCGCCCTGACCCTGAGCGGGCCCCTGTCTCTGCAGGGTGTCCGAGCACGAGTACAGCTTTGTGAGCAGCCAGCCCCTGGGCCGGGACCAGTATAAGGAGATGTACCTGTTTGTGTACAGGTGAGGGGCGGACCGCAGTGAGGGGCGCGCGGGGCCGCAGGTGGGAGGCTCAGCGCGTCCCCCCCATCTCCTAGGAAGGACGCGGTGTCTGTCGTGGACACATACCAGTACCCGGACCCCGAGGACGTCTTCAGCCGCGAGCCCTTCGTGGTCAAGTTCTCGGCCCCCGGCTCAGGTGAGcgggccccgcccctcccctgcCGCCGGCCCGCCCCTCCCCTGCCGCCGGGACCTGACGCCCGACCCCTTCCGGCAACAGCGCAGAAGCTGGTGCTGATCCCGCTGCACGCGGCGCCACATCAAGCCGTGGCGGAGATCGACGCGCTCTACGACGTGTATCTGGACGTGATTGACAAGTGGGGCACCGACGTAAGCCCACCCCTCGGTCCCGGGGTCCCTGCAGGCGCGCCCCGGAGGTCTGGGCCATGAGGGCGGGACCTCGACGGCTCCTGGGGCGGCTCAGACTCGGCTCCGCGGCGCCCGCAGGACATGCTGTTCCTGGGGGACTTCAACGCCGACTGCAGCTATGTGCGGGCGCAGGACTGGGCTGCCATCCGCCTGAGAAGCAGTGAGGTCTTCAAGTGGCTCATCCCTGACAGCGCCGACACCACGGTGGGTAACTCAGATTGCGCCTACGACCGCATCGTGGCCTGCGGCGCCCGCCTGCGCCGAAGCCTGAAGCCCCAGTCGGCCACTGTGCACGACTTCCAGGAGGAATTCGGCCTGGACCAGACTCAGGCGAGTGGGCCGTGGGGCGGCGCTGGTCCTGGGTCCCCATAGCCCGGGCGCACGCAGGCAGCAGGGAGGGGCCAGCACCCAAGGGGGGGCCACCTCAGCTCCCCTCCTTGCACCAGGGATCATTTCCAAGGACCCTGAGAGCCTGGCCCACCCCATGTGGAGCTCCGGGCAGGCAGGGTACCTTGCCTTTCCCTCAAAGGGCCAATGGTGACACCCTCtgccctggcccctgccccacCGCAGGCAGCAGCAAGGGTGGGCACCTAGGCCTCACCGCCCCTTCCTGCAGAGGCAGTGGCTTGTGGACACCCAGTGGGCCCATCCCGGTGGCTGGGGTCCACTTTCCCCTGaggctctttctctttccccaggCTCTCGCCATCAGCGACCACTTTCCGGTGGAGGTGACCCTCAAGTCCCACAGATGACTCGAGGCCTGGCTGGGGCATGCCACCTGCAGACCCTGGCCCTGAGGAATGGCCCCACAGTGGCCCCTTCAGGGTAGCAGCCACCCTTCAGTGAGGCCCCAAGGCAGAGTCGGCTGGGCGTGGACCAGGGGCCATGGACACGTAATGGGCTGCCCTGCAACTCCATTCCCCATCTGTGAGACGGGCTGCATCCAGCGACCTCAGGGGGTGTTGTGAGCCCCATGAGGGGCACAGAGGGCACTGCCTGGCAAATGTCTGCTCAATAAATGAGCCGCTCCCAGCCGGGCCCCACAGCTTGGCTCCCAGGCCTCTGTCCTTCCTAGGGACCTAGCCTCAGCTCCTCAGGGGCAGCTCCGCTTCCCTGAGGAAATGCAGCTCAGGGAGGCAGGCTCTGGGCCATGTCCTGGGCTGCCCATCCCGTGTCCTGGTGGGACTTGGCCACCCCCAGAGCCTGTTTGCTCCAGAAGGCAGCTCAGGGACCCTCCTTGCTTATCCTCTGTGCAAACTACAAATGCTCTCAGGAGCCTGTACTGTGAGCACAGCTGGGACAGGGATGGCGCCGacacatcagcctcctgggccctTGGGGGGTCTCAGAATAGCTCTCCCCAGGCCCACCCCGCAGCCCCCATTCCAGGGCCCTGCGGGGAGCCCCCAGGCACTTGTCTCAGGGGCCCGGTCTCACCCAGCACTGCAAGGGGAGACTGGCCCCAGTCAGTAAGCAGTCCTGGAGCTTTTGGGGAGCCTGAGAGCAGTAGGTGGGCTGGACTCCTCCCTGCCGAGGTAGGTGGCTTGGGACTAAGGTCCCGTGCAAAGAACTGCACAGCTTGCTATGGCTCAGCCCTTCAAGTTTGCTGCCCTGTGCCCTGGGCAAGGCCACCACATTAGGACTGGGAACAGGCAGGCCCATGGGTCCACTGGGTCACTGACGGGGGCCCGATGAGGTTTCTGGTTTTTGAAACATCACATCTTAGCAAGGTGTGGGAACTTGGTCTGAATTGCATGGGAGGAAAAACCTTTTTTTCAAGGATTTGGATGAGTTTGGTTCTTGCAAAATCCTTCTTAAGGGGCATTTGGAACCCTGGCAGCACAGCTGCTCC is from Macaca fascicularis isolate 582-1 chromosome 20, T2T-MFA8v1.1 and encodes:
- the E4F1 gene encoding transcription factor E4F1 isoform X5; the protein is MEGAMAVRVTAAHTAEAPAEAGREAGEGAVAAVAAALAPSGFLGLPAPFSEEDEDDVHRCGRCQAEFTALEDFVQHKIQKACQRAPQEALPATPATTALLGQEVVPAAPGPEEPITVAHIVVEAASLAADISHAPDLVGGGHIKEVIVGAEAEPGDSEMAEAPGSPHQQGLGLAGEGEPAQVKLLVNKDGRYVCALCHKTFKTGSILKAHMVTHSSRKDHECKLCGASFRTKGSLIRHHRRHTDERPYKCSKCGKSFRESGALTRHLKSLTPCTEKIRFSVSKDVVVSKEDAPAGSGAGAATLGTVTSSVTGEPIETSPVIHLVTDAKGTVIHEVHVQMQELPLGMKTLAPEPPVSQELPCSNEGSRENLLHQAMQNSGIVLERTAGEEGALEPAPAAGSSPQPLAEAAPQLPVLEVQPLETVASEASAVPRTHPCPQCSETFPTAATLEAHKRGHTGPRPFACVQCGKAFPKAYLLKKHQEVHVRERRFRCGDCGKLYKTIAHVRGHRRVHSDERPYPCPECGKRYKTKNAQQVHFRTHLEEKPHVCQFCSRGFREKGSLVRHVRHHTGEKPFKCYKCGRGFAEHGTLNRHLRTKGGCLLEVEELLVSEESPAAATTVLAEDPHTVLVEFSSVVADTQEYIIEATADDAETSEATEIIEGTQTEVDSHIMKVVQQIVHQASAGHQIIVQNVTMDEETALGPEAAAADTITIATPESLTEQVAMTLASAISEGTVLATRAGASGTEQATVTMVSSEDIEILEHAGELVISSPEGQLEVQTVIV
- the E4F1 gene encoding transcription factor E4F1 isoform X2, which translates into the protein MSVNPLRFRPALLSPFPHAGLGAARCYDDMVVNPPSSCGALRHGGRDGSAGDGRSYGRSSGRSRARSGRGCGCGGGGGLGPQRLPRPPGALQRGRAGGKARRGPGCPASTFPGPADSRLVADEDDVHRCGRCQAEFTALEDFVQHKIQKACQRAPQEALPATPATTALLGQEVVPAAPGPEEPITVAHIVVEAASLAADISHAPDLVGGGHIKEVIVGAEAEPGDSEMAEAPGSPHQQGLGLAGEGEPAQVKLLVNKDGRYVCALCHKTFKTGSILKAHMVTHSSRKDHECKLCGASFRTKGSLIRHHRRHTDERPYKCSKCGKSFRESGALTRHLKSLTPCTEKIRFSVSKDVVVSKEDAPAGSGAGAATLGTVTSSVTGEPIETSPVIHLVTDAKGTVIHEVHVQMQELPLGMKTLAPEPPVSQELPCSNEGSRENLLHQAMQNSGIVLERTAGEEGALEPAPAAGSSPQPLAEAAPQLPVLEVQPLETVASEASAVPRTHPCPQCSETFPTAATLEAHKRGHTGPRPFACVQCGKAFPKAYLLKKHQEVHVRERRFRCGDCGKLYKTIAHVRGHRRVHSDERPYPCPECGKRYKTKNAQQVHFRTHLEEKPHVCQFCSRGFREKGSLVRHVRHHTGEKPFKCYKCGRGFAEHGTLNRHLRTKGGCLLEVEELLVSEESPAAATTVLAEDPHTVLVEFSSVVADTQEYIIEATADDAETSEATEIIEGTQTEVDSHIMKVVQQIVHQASAGHQIIVQNVTMDEETALGPEAAAADTITIATPESLTEQVAMTLASAISEGTVLATRAGASGTEQATVTMVSSEDIEILEHAGELVISSPEGQLEVQTVIV
- the E4F1 gene encoding transcription factor E4F1 isoform X1; translation: MSVNPLRFRPALLSPFPHAGLGAARCYDDMVVNPPSSCGALRHGGRDGSAGDGRSYGRSSGRSRARSGRGCGCGGGGGLGPQRLPRPPGALQRGRAGGKARRGPGCPASTFPGPADSRLVADEDDVHRCGRCQAEFTALEDFVQHKIQKACQRAPQEALPATPATTALLGQEVVPAAPGPEEPITVAHIVVEAASLAADISHAPDLVGGGHIKEVIVGAEAEPGDSEMAEAPGSPHQQGLGLAGEGEPAQVKLLVNKDGRYVCALCHKTFKTGSILKAHMVTHSSRKDHECKLCGASFRTKGSLIRHHRRHTDERPYKCSKCGKSFRESGALTRHLKSLTPCTEKIRFSVSKDVVVSKEDAPAGSGAGAATLGTVTSSVTGEPIETSPVIHLVTDAKGTVIHEVHVQMQELPLGMKTLAPEPPVSQELPCSNEGSRENLLHQAMQNSGIVLERTAGEEGALEPAPAAGSSPQPLAEAAPQLPVLEVQPLETQVASEASAVPRTHPCPQCSETFPTAATLEAHKRGHTGPRPFACVQCGKAFPKAYLLKKHQEVHVRERRFRCGDCGKLYKTIAHVRGHRRVHSDERPYPCPECGKRYKTKNAQQVHFRTHLEEKPHVCQFCSRGFREKGSLVRHVRHHTGEKPFKCYKCGRGFAEHGTLNRHLRTKGGCLLEVEELLVSEESPAAATTVLAEDPHTVLVEFSSVVADTQEYIIEATADDAETSEATEIIEGTQTEVDSHIMKVVQQIVHQASAGHQIIVQNVTMDEETALGPEAAAADTITIATPESLTEQVAMTLASAISEGTVLATRAGASGTEQATVTMVSSEDIEILEHAGELVISSPEGQLEVQTVIV